Proteins co-encoded in one Populus trichocarpa isolate Nisqually-1 chromosome 10, P.trichocarpa_v4.1, whole genome shotgun sequence genomic window:
- the LOC18102547 gene encoding protein PLANT CADMIUM RESISTANCE 2 isoform X2, producing the protein MDPSKPGASALEIDTKPQPAYPPPVTGIPVGHASQYINENPQHPQYHYQQRQHGQQARWSSGLCDCCSDVPGCCLTCWCPCITFGRIAEITDKGTTPCVVSGAIYGLLMWFTGCSCLYSCLYRSKLRTQYMLEESPCNDCLVHCCCESCALCQEYRELEHRGFDMASGWQESLQGPSGTVAPSAPVVGQGMTR; encoded by the exons ATGGATCCATCAAAGCCAGGTGCATCAGCCCTTGAAATAGACACAAAGCCACAGCCTGCATACCCACCCCCCGTGACCGGCATTCCAGTGGGACATGCAAGCCAGTATATCAATGAGAATCCGCAGCATCCCCAATATCATTATCAACAGCGGCAGCATGGCCAGCAGGCTCGTTGGTCCTCTGGCCTCTGTGATTGTTGTTCCGATGTCCCTGGTT GTTGCCTCACGTGTTGGTGTCCATGTATCACTTTTGGACGGATTGCTGAGATTACAGATAAAGGAACAACAC CTTGTGTTGTGAGTGGAGCAATTTATGGATTGCTTATGTGGTTCACTGGTTGCAGCTGCCTGTACTCATGCCTCTACCGGTCCAAATTAAGGACGCAATACATGTTAGAGGAGAGTCCTTGCAATGACTGTTTGGTTCACTGCTGCTGTGAGTCTTGCGCCCTGTGCCAAGAGTACCGCGAGCTCGAGCACCGTGGATTCGATATGGCTAGTG GTTGGCAAGAGAGTTTGCAGGGACCAAGTGGCACCGTGGCTCCATC